In Terriglobia bacterium, the genomic stretch GATGAGCAACGCCATGGCAACCCAAGCTCCCGAGAGATATCTGGAGGCCTTTGATCAATTCAACCGCCGCGCCGCCACGCAACTGAGCTGGCTGAAGTCGCTGCGTCAGGAGGGATTTGCCCGTTTCGCGGAGAGCGGCTTTCCCACCACGCATGATGAAGACTGGCGCTTCACCAACATCACCACCCTTGCACAGACGGAATTTCACGCGGCGCATCCTGGCGGCGTCAGCGCGCGCGACCTGGAGCAGTTCGGCACATCCGACTTTGCTTGCCAGTTGGTCTTCGTGAATGGCCGTTTCTTGAGCGAGCTTTCTCGAATTCCGTCGTTGCCGGGCGGAGTCACCATCGGCAGCCTGGCAGAGCAGCTGACCACCGATGCTGCTGAAGTCAAAGAGCATCTGGGACAGTATTTGAACTTCCAGCGTGACGCGTTTGCCGCGCTGAATACCGCTTTCATGGAAGACGGCGCTTACATTCACGTTCCGCGCAGCGTGGCGGTGGAGCAGCCCATCTATTTGCTGTTCGTGACCACCGGCGGGGCTACGCCCACCATGGACCATCCGCGCAACCTGATCGTCGCCGACGAAAACAGCCAGGTCACCGTGGTGGAAGACTACGTCGGGCTGGGCGAAGGCGTTTCTTTGTCCAACACCGTCACCGAACTGGTGGCCGGCGACAGCGCGGTGGTGTCGCACTACATGATCGTGCGCGAAGCCGGCGCGGCCTACAACGTTTCCACGCTGCGTATTCAGCAAGGCCGCAGCAGCAACGTGTCCACCCATTCGCTGTTGATCAACGCCGCGCTGGTGCGCAACAACGTGCATCCGGTGCTGGCCGGAGAAGGCGCGGAATGCCTGATCAACGGCCTGTTCATGGCCAATGGCACGCACATGGACAACTACATGCTCGTGGAGCATGCCAGCCCGCATTGCAATAGCCGGCAGTTTTACAACGGCATTTTGAGCGGCAAAGGACACGGCGTTTTTCACGGACGCATCATCGTCCACAAGGACGCGCAGAAGACTGACGCCAAGCAGACCAACCGCAACCTGCTGCTCTCCGACGACGCGCAGATTGACACCAAGCCGCAGCTGGAAATTTACGCC encodes the following:
- the sufD gene encoding Fe-S cluster assembly protein SufD; the encoded protein is MATQAPERYLEAFDQFNRRAATQLSWLKSLRQEGFARFAESGFPTTHDEDWRFTNITTLAQTEFHAAHPGGVSARDLEQFGTSDFACQLVFVNGRFLSELSRIPSLPGGVTIGSLAEQLTTDAAEVKEHLGQYLNFQRDAFAALNTAFMEDGAYIHVPRSVAVEQPIYLLFVTTGGATPTMDHPRNLIVADENSQVTVVEDYVGLGEGVSLSNTVTELVAGDSAVVSHYMIVREAGAAYNVSTLRIQQGRSSNVSTHSLLINAALVRNNVHPVLAGEGAECLINGLFMANGTHMDNYMLVEHASPHCNSRQFYNGILSGKGHGVFHGRIIVHKDAQKTDAKQTNRNLLLSDDAQIDTKPQLEIYADDVKCTHGATIGQVDENALFYLRSRGLDEASAKHLLLLAFANECLDRMSSEQVRDHMERLVTGALPEAAAYSAAKSADAPRNWEEVG